In the Sus scrofa isolate TJ Tabasco breed Duroc chromosome 8, Sscrofa11.1, whole genome shotgun sequence genome, TTACAAGAGGTTTTGTGGTCAGGTGCCTTATTTCTTCAACCTTAGCATTTACCCTTTCAATGCGGCTGACTTAGGGAAGCTCAGAATTTCCAATTAATTTGGACGGAAGGCAAAATTCTGCAGGACGGAGACCAGGACATCGACCATATGGATTCAAGACAATTACACTGCATTTGCCGAACTCCATCTCCCACTGTCAGATCTAAGACAAAGTTGCACTACTAAGTAAATCAAAAGTGAAAAAACTGGGggaagttttttaaataataaaaaagtttcaaGAACGTTCTCCATTTCCCAATTAGTCAGAGGGAAACAGTGAAATTGGCACTGGGTAGAAATAATACATTAacagtttttccctttcttttgaaagaagcccaacttttttttttttttttgcaaaaatttcctgataatataaaatcataaagcaatttcattttggaaggtctgtttttaaaaatatgatctggTTCTTCTCAGGAATGAAAATCACTGTATCAAAGAACAGACATCAACATTAAAAAGAATCActgaaagagggggaaaaaaaaaaagcaaagatactgAATTTTTAGGCTCCAGGTCATATTACAAAGAAGACTGGGAGACTGAAGGTTTCTTCTTCCCTGTAACTCCAGTGAACACAAGTCATAGCAGCCTTCACTCAGCTTCACAACAGATActcaaataagaaaacacagaggGGCAAGCTGTATTCTGCCCAACAGCCCCTGATGCCTATCCATCAAAATACAGCACTTCTACATTCTGGAAGCTCCAGCATTCTCCCAGGGGCTGCCACTCATCTGCAGGGGAGGCTGGCCCCATTGTCCACGGTGCCAGCCCTCACACAGGGAGCATCCAGTTTCCGGCCACCAGTCTCACTTTCCCTCCTGTTCACAGGCAAACCCTCACCAAACAGCAGGGTAAGGTGAGCAAGGCAGAAAATCTTCAAGAAGACCATGTCAGCCACAGCACACTGACTTGCAGAAGGCCAGTTGCCAGCAATGGACGGCGGGAGCAGGTGGAACCCTGAGGCCAGGGAACACTGGCTGATAAAAATATCTTCATCCTTTTACCCCTGGGAAGCGTTTCACTCCGCGAAAGGAACCAACGAAAAACAAcattcaatttttatattaaaaaagtcAGATATATAAAAACTGGCCAAAAGTTTTCTTTCACTCGTTACATAGGAAGGTCGCCTTCCTCTCTGAATCGTTTGTGGGTCTCTGCGGTCTGCCTGGAGGTCGGGGTCCACCTCCGCGGCCCATCACCGCGGGGAACCTCTGTCCAGCAGGAGTCAGTGCGGGTCTCCAGAccccagggctgcaccttcggTCATGGGGGATTTGCGGGGGCAGCACTGGCAGGTGGCCCCAGGGATGACTGACTGCATGTGACTTCCGCAAGAGTCCGTCCTCTCCATCGGAACCCCAGGCAGGAGGCGGGAGAGCAGGGCGGCCGCCAATCACTTCCGTAAGGGATGGAGCCCCTTCCCCAGGGCCGGCCGGCTGGCGTCCTTCAGCCGGACGGAGGCCCTTTCCCCGGCCCCGCGGCCTTTGGGCGAGGCCTCGCTGCCGGCCCTTGGGCCCTCGGGCAACTCGGGCCCCTTCCGGGGGCCGCGGGCGCTGCTGGCCCGCCTCAGGGCGCCTCCGTCCTTCGGGGCCGCCTCCTCCGGGCCGCCCTTCGCCCTGAGCTGCCGCTGCGATACGGTGCGGGTGAGGCCGGGGGGTCGGGCCACGGCGGGGGAGTCGGTCCTCAGGCACCGGGACGAGGAGGCGACCGTGTTGCGGGCAAAGCTGGGGaccggggcggggccgcggggcgcGCTGGGGGCAGCCGGGGCCCGGGGTGCCTCCTCGGGGCTCTCGGGGCCCTGGGAGCTGGAGCGGCACATCTTGTCCTCGTCGGGCTTCGGCCGCGGGACGTTGCGGAGCGGCTTGGCGCTGGGCTTCCGGAAGGAGGTCCTGGCGGGCGCGGGGGACTCCCTCCCTGGCCGGGCCGCAGCGGGGGCCGGGCCGCCGGGGGCCTCGCGGGGGGCGCGCTTCCCCGAGACTGGTGCGCGGCCGGCCCGCGCGATGGGCACGACCTTGCGCAGGCTCTCGTTCTCTGAGCCCGTCAGCGTCCGCACTGGCCGGACCGCCCCCGCCACCCGCCGGGCCGCCCCGGTCCCCGCCGGCGCCTCTTTGACGGAGCTCCTCTTCGGGGACATCACCTCCTTCTCCCGGGCCGGCCTGTCCCTAGGAGGGTCCGCCTGGCAGCCCGGCTCGCTCTTCCTCGAGACCGAGACCGGACGGGGAGCGGGAACCTCTCCTGGCGAGCTGCAGGCCGGCAGAGAGGAGACCTGGCTGTCCCCAGCCCCCGAGGACACGGAGCCCTCCCTGTCGCCCCCATCGCCCGGGCACCCCCCTTCCGGTCTGGAGTCGGTTCCTTCGGAGCAGTCCAGGGTCAGCGAGCAGTCGGTGGTGTCCGAGAACAGCCCTGCATCTTTGCTCTCAGGGTCGCTGCTGCCCACTGATCCCGCAGCTGCACTGCCTGCCTCATCCCGGGCGGCCCCGCCACcctccagggctgggaggggagcaTCCCCTGCGCTTCTGTCCACGGGCGTCAGGCGGTCGTTTGGGGCGCGGGGGGCCTGCGGGCTCTCACCCACCACAGACATCAGCTCCATTGGGCTGAAGTCGTTCATGGTCAGCCGGGCCGGCTCCTCAGGGCCCTTGGGAGCCTGGAGGTCGAACTGGGCCAGCCCGGTCACCAGCTCATGCTCCTTAATCCCTAGGGCCAAGGGCGAGAGTGGAGGGGACCGCACAGGACCCAGGCCCAGGGGCTCACTGTTCCTCTTTCGCAGGATGCTGACCCCACTGCGCCTGACTCGGGGTAAGGCCGTCGCAGGTTCCTCCAGCCGGGGGGCCAGGAGCTGGCTCTGCCAAGTTGAGGGTGGGTCAGTGGCTTCCTCCTGGTCCTTTGAGGCTGGAAGTCTGTGTGCCTGGCTGGAGTCCTGGTCCCTCTGTTCTCCAGACTCCATCCAGGCTCTGCTGGGGGGCGCCTGCCGGGGACAGCTCCTGGGCAAGCTGTTGAACTTGAGCTCCTCGGGGTTGCCAGTGGAGCTCTCCAGGAAGGTCAGCAGCTCCCTGTCAGCAGAAGCGCCCAGGGAGAGGCGGGAGCGCCGGGTGTTGGGGGGCCggtgggaggggctgatgggCCTGGAGTGGAGAAAAGGGTCCTCTGCGCCCCTCTTGGTCAACAACTCCACGTCATTCTCACTGCTGCTCCGGCTGAAGCCAAGCTCCCCAGCCGCCCAGGAGCGCCGCTTCTGTTCCTGCTCCTTCAGCCGCTGCAGCTGCTTCAGCTCCTGCACCTCGCGATCATGGTTGTCCTggaggagggtgtggagagagGCCAGAAAATGCGTGAGACACGTGGGCCCCAAGTGCAATCCCAGACTGGCAACTCTAAGACCcacccattccccacccccagatAGGTGCCTGGAAGAAAGAACAGGCGGTGAGCTTCACTGAGAGAGAAGGCGGCATGTGTTTGCATGTGCACATGTGCCGGAGGGCTGGAGGTTTTGGTTGTCCCAGAGCCGTGTGGGCATGACTGATGATGGCGCACCAACCATCTGCTGAGGGTTGTCACCAGATCCCTGGGCCCAGCTCCCAGCTTTCCAGTCAGGGCACTGTGCCCTCACCTGCAAAGGGACTCCGCACCTGCCCATGACCTCAGCTCTGAGGAAAGCCGACTTGATTTCTAAACAGGGCGAGACAGAAAGGGCTTCCAGGAATGTGCTGTTCAGGCAACGGCAGAGAGAAAAGTACTACAAGTGTTAAAAAGGGagctggtgggagttccctggtggcctagtgattaaggacctgacgttgtcactgatgtggctcaggttgatCGCTGCCTGGGATCATCtgcatgctgggggtgtggccaaaaaacaaagaaaagaggcagccaggagttcccgtcgtggcgcagtggttaacgaatccgactaggaaccatgaggttgcgggttcggtccctgccccttgctcagtgggttaacgatccggcgttgccgtgagctgtggtgtaggttgcagatgcggctcggatcccgcgttgctgtggctctggcgtaggccggtggctacaggtccgattcaacccctagcctgggaacctccatatgccgcgggagcggcccaagaaatagcaacaacaacaacaacaacaacaacaaaaagacaaaagacaaaaaaaaaaaaagaggcagccaGAGTCCGTGTTGCCTGGATCCatctacaaacacacacacacacacacacacacgcacacgcacacgcacacgctcacacacactcacactcatgTGCCCCACATTTTACTTAACaatgacttgggagttcccgtcgtggcgcagtggttaacgaatccgactaggaaacatgaggttgcgggttcaatccctgcccttgctcagttggttaacgatccggcattgccgtgagctgtggtgtaggtcgcagatgcggctcggatcccgagttgctgtggctctggcgtaggctggcagctacagctccgattagacccctagcctggacacctccatatgctgtgggaggggccccagaaatggcaaaaagacaaaaaaaataaaaataaaaataaaaaaccaatgaCTTGGATGCATACATTACACTAAGAGATGCCTTTCCAATCTCTGCTTTCTAAATCCTGCCTGGGAAAGAAACAACAGACGGGCCACTGAGGCTTTGTCTCTTgtgccccacccccttcccacaATGAGAGCAGAGGATGTACTATACAAATCCTACCTTTCACCCCATTCCAAGGACCCAGCAGCCCTCTCCCAGCAAAACCAAACTGGAACAAATGCACACACCAAAGTAAGCACCCCTTACGGCTTGCACCTTAAATATACCTGCGACACGTAAATGTGTGGCTCTCACAACCCCAATCTCTTATCATTCAAGCCTTTTACTTGAACATTGATTTTCTCAAATGATGCACTTTCCCTTCCACGTTTTTATGAGGCTCAGGCTGTGTTGGGGGCCGTGGGCCCCCTCGTGCAGCCTTGGCCTCAGCCTTCCGGAGGACCCTGGGTCTTCTCCCTTCCAGGCTGCCTGCAGCGGGCATGGGGCCAGCTCCTGGCTCTCAGGACCTGCAGGATTCTGGCTGGGAGGGAAAGCCCCAGAAAGAGCCAATTTGCTGCTACTGCTAccagcaaccccacccccaccctcactgaCCTCACTGCTTGGACAAGGGCAAGGAAACGTGGCCACAGGCTTCTCTTGGCTGGACAGAGAAGGGGAGGCGTGGGAACTGGAGTTACTCTGGGCTACTCACTTAAGGCTGGAGAGACCCACCCCTCGAGG is a window encoding:
- the FHDC1 gene encoding LOW QUALITY PROTEIN: FH2 domain-containing protein 1 (The sequence of the model RefSeq protein was modified relative to this genomic sequence to represent the inferred CDS: inserted 2 bases in 1 codon), which translates into the protein MHVMNCVSSVSDKGNGNIAPAAGFMIGQTPPPPSPPPPPPPPPCPYSGAGFPPAPPPPPPPPLPGGPPVXPSPPGLPPPSHLNGYSHLGKKKRMRSFFWKTIPEEQVRGKTNIWTLAARQQHHYQIDTKTIEELFGQQEESAKSSPSRRGGPLNSSFREAREEITILDAKRSMNIGIFLKQFKKSPPSIVEDIHQGKSEHYGSETLREFLKLLPESEEIKKLKAFSGDVAKLSLADSFLHCLIQVPNYSLRIEAMVLKKEFLPSCSSLYTDMTILRTATKELMSCEELHSILHLVLQAGNIMNAGGYAGNAVGFKLSSLLKLADTKANKPGMNLLHFVAQEAQKKDAVLLNFSEKLHHVQEAARLSLDNTEAELHSLFVRTRSLKENIQRDGELCQQMEDFLQFAVEELSELERWKQELLAEAHTLIDFFCEDKDTVKLDECLQIFRDFCIKFNKAVKDNHDREVQELKQLQRLKEQEQKRRSWAAGELGFSRSSSENDVELLTKRGAEDPFLHSRPISPSHRPPNTRRSRLSLGASADRELLTFLESSTGNPEELKFNSLPRSCPRQAPPSRAWMESGEQRDQDSSQAHRLPASKDQEEATDPPSTWQSQLLAPRLEEPATALPRVRRSGVSILRKRNSEPLGLGPVRSPPLSPLALGIKEHELVTGLAQFDLQAPKGPEEPARLTMNDFSPMELMSVVGESPQAPRAPNDRLTPVDRSAGDAPLPALEGGGAARDEAGSAAAGSVGSSDPESKDAGLFSDTTDCSLTLDCSEGTDSRPEGGCPGDGGDREGSVSSGAGDSQVSSLPACSSPGEVPAPRPVSVSRKSEPGCQADPPRDRPAREKEVMSPKRSSVKEAPAGTGAARRVAGAVRPVRTLTGSENESLRKVVPIARAGRAPVSGKRAPREAPGGPAPAAARPGRESPAPARTSFRKPSAKPLRNVPRPKPDEDKMCRSSSQGPESPEEAPRAPAAPSAPRGPAPVPSFARNTVASSSRCLRTDSPAVARPPGLTRTVSQRQLRAKGGPEEAAPKDGGALRRASSARGPRKGPELPEGPRAGSEASPKGRGAGERASVRLKDASRPALGKGLHPLRK